A single window of Neisseria sp. KEM232 DNA harbors:
- the rplO gene encoding 50S ribosomal protein L15 — protein sequence MYLNSIRPVLGSTHAKRRVGRGIGSGLGKTAGRGHKGQKSRSGGFHKIGFEGGQMPLQRRLPKRGFKSLSAKLTEQISLSLLQSLDVEQVDLLFLKRIGIISSHAQSVKIIANGLIKKPVIVKGLKSTIGAKQAIEAVGGRVE from the coding sequence ATGTATTTAAATTCGATACGTCCTGTATTAGGGTCTACTCATGCAAAACGACGAGTAGGTCGAGGTATTGGCAGTGGATTAGGCAAAACAGCTGGTCGAGGTCATAAGGGTCAAAAAAGTAGATCTGGAGGATTTCATAAAATAGGTTTTGAGGGTGGTCAGATGCCATTACAACGGCGTTTGCCAAAGCGTGGTTTTAAATCACTATCTGCTAAACTGACCGAGCAAATTTCTTTGAGTTTATTGCAATCACTTGATGTTGAGCAGGTTGATTTGCTCTTTCTGAAGAGAATTGGAATAATTTCTTCTCATGCGCAGAGTGTAAAGATCATTGCAAATGGTTTAATTAAAAAGCCTGTAATAGTTAAAGGCTTAAAATCAACGATAGGTGCCAAACAAGCTATTGAAGCTGTTGGTGGACGGGTAGAATAG
- the rpmD gene encoding 50S ribosomal protein L30 has translation MAEVRKIKVTLIKSLIGTISTHRACAKGLGLRHRHHSVEVLNTPENIGMINKISYLLKVEY, from the coding sequence ATGGCTGAAGTTAGAAAAATAAAAGTAACATTAATAAAAAGTTTAATTGGTACAATATCTACACATCGTGCATGTGCTAAAGGTTTGGGACTCCGACATAGGCATCATAGTGTTGAAGTTTTAAATACACCTGAGAATATTGGAATGATTAATAAGATTAGTTATCTTTTAAAAGTGGAGTATTAA
- the rpsE gene encoding 30S ribosomal protein S5 → MAKHEIEDRGDGLIEKMISVNRVTKVVKGGRIMAFSALTVVGDGDGRIGMGKGKSKEVPVAVQKAMDQARRSMIRVPIKNGTIYHEVIGKHGATRVFMQPAKDGSGVKAGGPMRLIFDALGIHNISAKVHGSTNPYNIVRATFNGLEKLYTPSEIAAKRGLSVEDFLEVK, encoded by the coding sequence ATGGCAAAACATGAAATAGAAGATCGTGGTGATGGTCTTATAGAAAAGATGATTTCTGTGAATCGTGTCACTAAAGTGGTTAAAGGTGGTCGAATCATGGCTTTTTCTGCCTTAACAGTGGTTGGAGATGGAGATGGCAGAATTGGAATGGGTAAAGGTAAATCCAAGGAAGTCCCTGTCGCTGTTCAAAAAGCTATGGATCAGGCTCGTCGCTCAATGATAAGAGTACCTATTAAAAATGGTACTATTTATCATGAGGTTATTGGTAAGCATGGAGCTACTCGTGTTTTTATGCAGCCTGCTAAAGATGGTAGCGGCGTAAAGGCTGGTGGTCCGATGCGTTTGATATTTGATGCACTGGGGATACATAATATTTCAGCTAAAGTTCATGGCTCTACAAATCCATATAATATTGTTCGGGCCACCTTTAATGGTTTGGAGAAGTTGTATACTCCGTCAGAGATTGCTGCTAAAAGAGGTTTATCTGTGGAAGACTTTTTGGAGGTTAAGTAA
- the rplR gene encoding 50S ribosomal protein L18 gives MNKNIARLRRARKTRIRISELGMVRLCVLRTNEHIYAQIISNDGSCVLASASTLEADVRNQLESTGNIAAATVVGKRIAEKAKLIGIDRVAFDRSGFQYHGRIKALAEAARQNGLAF, from the coding sequence ATGAATAAGAATATAGCTAGACTTCGTCGCGCAAGAAAGACGCGTATCCGTATTTCTGAGTTAGGAATGGTACGTTTATGTGTATTACGGACTAATGAGCATATTTATGCTCAAATAATCAGTAATGATGGTAGCTGTGTATTGGCATCAGCTTCCACTTTAGAAGCTGATGTCAGAAATCAGTTAGAATCTACTGGAAATATTGCAGCGGCGACTGTGGTTGGGAAGCGTATTGCAGAGAAAGCAAAGTTGATTGGTATCGACCGAGTTGCCTTTGATCGTTCTGGGTTTCAATATCATGGTCGTATTAAAGCTCTGGCTGAGGCGGCGCGTCAAAATGGCTTAGCTTTTTAA
- the rplF gene encoding 50S ribosomal protein L6, which yields MSRIAKNPVFVPAGVDVKIEAEVLLVKGKNGQLTLPLHRKVAVVFSDSQLLIVPNDDSREANSLSGTIRALVANMVKGVADGFERRLQLIGVGYRAQAQGNILNLSLGFSHPVVYQMPSGVTVQTPSQTEIVLFGADKQAVGQVASEIRAFRSPEPYKGKGVRYAGEVVVMKEAKKK from the coding sequence ATGTCGCGTATAGCAAAAAACCCAGTATTTGTTCCTGCTGGGGTTGACGTAAAGATTGAGGCAGAGGTTTTGCTGGTTAAAGGTAAAAATGGTCAATTGACTTTACCTTTGCATCGTAAAGTGGCTGTTGTATTTTCTGATAGCCAGCTTCTTATTGTTCCTAATGATGATAGTAGAGAAGCAAATTCGCTATCTGGAACTATTCGTGCTTTGGTAGCCAATATGGTTAAGGGTGTTGCTGATGGATTTGAGAGAAGGCTTCAACTAATCGGTGTGGGTTACAGAGCGCAAGCACAGGGTAATATCCTAAATTTATCATTGGGTTTCTCGCATCCCGTTGTATATCAAATGCCTAGCGGAGTAACAGTGCAAACCCCATCACAAACAGAAATAGTATTATTTGGTGCTGATAAGCAGGCTGTTGGTCAGGTGGCATCTGAAATACGAGCTTTTCGTTCCCCAGAACCTTATAAAGGGAAGGGTGTTCGCTACGCTGGTGAAGTTGTAGTTATGAAAGAGGCAAAAAAGAAATAA
- the rpsH gene encoding 30S ribosomal protein S8, producing MSMHDPISDMLTRIRNAQRAGKAVVEMPSSKLKKAIASVLKDEGYIESFIVSADNKPLLTIELKYYLGRPVIEQIKRVSRPGLRVYKPSAAIPTVMNGLGIAILSTSKGVMTDRKARSEGVGGELLCVVA from the coding sequence ATGAGTATGCATGATCCTATTTCAGATATGCTGACGCGTATTCGTAATGCGCAGCGCGCGGGGAAGGCAGTTGTAGAAATGCCATCATCCAAACTAAAAAAAGCGATAGCTTCAGTTTTAAAGGATGAGGGATACATTGAAAGTTTTATCGTTTCTGCTGATAATAAGCCTTTATTGACAATCGAATTAAAGTACTATCTAGGCCGTCCTGTTATTGAGCAAATAAAACGAGTTTCTCGACCTGGTTTACGAGTCTATAAGCCATCTGCTGCTATTCCTACTGTGATGAATGGTTTGGGAATTGCTATTTTAAGTACCTCTAAAGGTGTTATGACCGATAGAAAGGCTCGATCGGAAGGTGTTGGTGGCGAGCTATTATGTGTAGTGGCTTAG
- the rpsN gene encoding 30S ribosomal protein S14, translated as MAKKALINREVKRLALAKRYEKKRAAIFSIINDATATDAERFEARLKLQSIPRNALPVRQRRRCALTGRPRGTFRKFGLGRIKIREIAMRGEIPGVIKASW; from the coding sequence ATGGCTAAGAAAGCTCTTATTAATAGAGAAGTAAAAAGACTCGCTCTTGCCAAGCGGTATGAGAAAAAGCGCGCTGCTATTTTTTCCATTATCAATGATGCAACTGCAACAGATGCTGAGCGATTTGAGGCACGTTTGAAATTACAAAGTATACCTAGAAATGCATTACCCGTTCGCCAAAGGCGGCGTTGTGCGTTAACTGGTCGGCCCCGTGGAACATTCCGCAAGTTTGGTTTGGGTCGTATAAAAATTCGTGAAATTGCCATGCGTGGTGAAATTCCTGGTGTAATAAAAGCTAGCTGGTAA